The genome window CCTGCAAACACTAGTAGTGTGTTCTTTATTTTGTAAGCAAAATCTATTAACAgcgatttaaaaatgttaaaatatcattaaaattaaaagaatagcAGAAAGATatctattcaattaaattttatttctgtatagcgcttttaataatggtcattgtcacaaaacagctttactgaatgaaaaaattgtgaaatgagtatgaaatgtaaaaaaatatgtatgaatcaaaattatcagATAGTCCCTCATGAGCAAGCCGAGgccgacagtggcaaggaaaacttcCTGGGAtggcaaaaggaagaaaccttgagaggaaacagactcagcgaacccatcctcatctgggtgacaACGGATAGCAGGAATAGTTTTGCAGTCAAAAATACTGTCAAGTCAtgctgtgtgttaggcagcctgaagttcaatataacaagaAATGTGttcaagttaatatggagtccagttttgttattggaggctcaggtacaaagcTGTAGGAAATTCCAATCATGAAATATTGAGCGACTGTCGTCACAAgttctcagagaacagctgctGTAAAAgccaaggccagaaccgtcttcatggtaaagtggaaccgtccttAATCACAACATTGTCACCACCTCCatgcgacaagatctccaaccataAGTGAGTACCAGGATGaatcagacaggtccagagggtagagggggtctggatcactggcagctcaggagcagcatgtgtagccagacagagagacagaagagaagagaagagaagagaagagagataTCAGTTAGGTGTGGTCACAGTAACATAATCTATAAggttaatgtatatttagtgcagaagTCAACTGGCGACTTCGGCAGTACTTACTATGACAGCATAAGGTAAAGGAAGAGGCAGAAGGACACACAGAAATGAGGGCTCACTGGGAGgaaaagcaaccagtcactccaCTGTCATCAACCCTGAGTGATCAATAAaggtggggaagacagcatctaaacataccagtttaccataatactctgcATCTATGAATCCCCAggtctgctcctttacctaagggaaatctattcacaaaaattcttggctaaatactgtaaatagggTTTCaacctagacttaaacactgagactgtgtctgagtcccaaacataAATTGGatggctattccataactttgcaACTTTGTGTAAGAGCTCTGCCCCCCCATATTATTTCATAACATGCAGTACTGACAAGCAACCTGAATCCTTTAATTGAAGTAGGAGtggtggatcgtaagacactagcagttcactcaagTACTGTGGCGTAAGATCAGTTAGTGCTTTATAggtcaatagtagtattttaatatCAATGCAAATTTTACTGGGAGCCAAAGCAGTGTGGATAATATACTATAAAGCCCAcattgttttcggagcaccacctggacatccaatggttcagcgaccataaacTGCTATAAGCTATGTTGCCATGTTGCATTGGGATGGAACCAGAGCGTATTACTGCATCGGCCATCACCTTCGCTAATTAAAACACCTCTGTAACGTAATTCTTGCTAATCTCTGACTAATAAAAGCATACATCGTTAGCTCCAGtatgtaccactatctttgaCAACCTATGCTGCCCTAAacccctaagattacctgcttcATCTGATTATGTTGCATACattattttaatagtttaattCAACAAGACCACAAAAGGACATTAAAATGAGAAGAAATCCTTATTTTTCCCCAAATTTCCATCTAATGTAATGTGAGCCAGAAATATTTTGATACATGAAGATTTTTTAAGGTTATCATTGCAAGCACAAACATTTCAGGCCCCTCCAATAGCATCCACCTCTAATGTACTCATCTGTTGACCTTTCATGGATTACCTTCCTCCTCAAATCTTTCTTGTGGAGtgatatgtgatgtgtgtgtgtgtcactgtgttgTGCTGAAATGGATGGTTCATATGGATAAAAAAGCTCTTAGTCAGTTGTTGAAAAAGTTTGAGAACAAAGCCCTCCCTGTTGAATATAATGCAACCAAAAGGGAACCCAGTGCTGATGAGTGATTTCTATCAAAACTTTTTATGGGCACTATCCAATCACTGACTGCAAACTATGACTGATCTAGTTTTGTTCATAGTATTTGAAACTAAATGAATTACATAACATAAGGGTTTGGGGGGAGTCAGCAtcctaacatacagtacaagctcACGATAGTCTTTATGCCTATAAACCCTGGATCTGTCCATGCCtgactaaataaattaatttccaGGCTACACATAAACACTGAGACTATATTTGAATCCCAAACACTGAAATTGGAAGGCTGTTCTAAATCTGTGcattaaaaggttaaaggttTTGATTGTAGTAAACATGACAGATCTTAAAATACTCAGGTGATATGGCATAAGTCCATTCTATGTATTATAGATTGCTCTGTGCATGCacattactttctttttttcttctcccttcCCCTTTCTCTGGAGTTCTCTGAATGATTGGTGGACCAATGATTGGATTACCACTAGGTCAACCAAACACAGGGTTGCAGGTCGAGTGGGAAGAGCCCTATCATTACGGCATGTGTGATGCAGGTCATCAATCGGGTCACCAGTAAAGCATGCCCACACCAGCACAAATCCCCTTCCATGCTTCACAGGAACAATACATTCCGCAGCCATCTAGTCAGTTTACCCTCTCCACATCTAACAAAGGCATGGCAGTTAGATAATAATCTAATATCCATTTGCTATGTTTATTGCTGAAATTTCATCATGAAGGCCTGATTCACAcagtctcctctgaacagtggatGTTGACTAAGTACTAAGGATGGAGGACTAAGGACACTGGAGCTGTTAGGCTGCTACCCACCACCACCATaccacacaaaaatgacataacTAACTTGTACGAATAAAGTATAGCATTGTATAACATATTTAGAGATTAAGTGTTATATCATCAGCAAACCTGTCTGCACATTAGTTGATTATTTGAATGTGTGTAATTCCCCTATATTGCTTAATGTATTAGAGGAGAAGAAATTCATtgaaaatacatgtaaatgtcCAAATAAAGAAGCATTTAGATTCTTGCGACACCATTTTGATTAACAAATCAAATCATTTTGAACATTATTACCAATAGATAAAAGTCTCATCTATACATGTTTTCAAAAGACATTTTGCTTCTTAAAAATACAATACTTTTTGTAAGGTGTGTTAGAAATATTCAAACATAaggtttgttttattaatactaTCCACTGCAAGCAAAGACTCTTCAGGCCCCTCCAATGACATCCATCTCTATTGTACTCATCTGATGACCTTTTATTGCTTACCCTTCCTCCTCAAATCATTCTTGtggagtgatgtgtgtgtgcgtgtgggcgtgtctgcgtgtgtgcgtgtgcatatgtgtgtgtgtaagactgtGTTTTGGTGAAATTGATAGTTAATGTGGATAAAAAAAGGCTATTGGTCAGTTGTTGAAAAGGTTTGAGAACAAAGCCCTCCCTGTTGTATATAATGCAACTAAAAGGGGACCTAAGGCAAAACAACGCCAGTCCACATCACATCCCCCTGGAAACACTGCTACCCTGACATAGTGACCATAACCATTCCTGACTGCTACTTCTTGTAATAACTTTTGACTGGCACTATCGAATCACTGCTGACTTCAAGTGATCTGGCTTTGCTCATATCTGAACTTTTCAGTCTGGGAAAATATGGGAAAAATGGTAACAGAAATTGTTGCTTTGCTGCTTAGTATATCAGGCTGGgttctcatctcctccacactgCCCACTGACTACTGGAAAGTATCCTCCGTAGATGGAACAGTCATCACTACAGCAACATTTTGGTCCAATCTCTGGAAAACATGTGTGACAGATTCAACTGGAATTTCCAACTGCAAGGATTTTCCTTCCATGCTGGCTTTAGATGGTTTGTTATTTGCTCCTTTAATGACCTTTCTTTTCACTGCTAGAGAAAATGATTTTGTAGTGAGTTTATAGTaatgtatgaaaaataaaattacttgAAATGTGCTTGTACAACCTTGTACTGTAAAAAGATGTTAACTCCTTAAGAGGCTGGATTTCATTTTCCCAGGCTTTCCTAACAGGAAGAGTAGATCACAACATTTGTTAATGAAAAAGAGAAGCAAAGTATCAAATAGCCCTAATGTAGTTTTGGCTTGAGTCATGTACTCTCCAGCAAAATATCCTTGGCCAAAAATCTTAATGTATCATTTAGAAAGGGTCATCACTGTGCCAAAGCTAAATTGTGCCAAATGCACTTAAAGTAAACCTAATACTTGATTGGAACATGATGGGCTTTCCGGTCTGTGGTGCTGACATACAAGTAagtaaaatgtttgaaaattATATAAGTTAACTGTGCTAATAAttgcatttaataaatatgCCACATGGGCACACACAGTAATATATACCATAAAGCCTTAATCACAGCATGAGAAAACTTCCTAATATGCGTTAAGAGTATATGGTGAAAAAACcatggacacctgaccatcaatTTCACTTGTGTTTTTTGAACATCTCattctatatataatatttgtttattacaattattactACTCTTCTGAGTGCTTTCCACTAGTTCTGAAACATGGCTTTAAAGATTTACCCATTATGCAAGAACAGGTTGAGCTAGGATCCTTAATTACATTGATAGAGAATGGTAATGCTACAGTGTGGCAACACTTTCAGAAAGGTCCATACaggggtgtgatggtcaggtgtgcACATACTCTTGGCCATATTGTGCAGCAGTTTCTAAATGGCTCACCTAGTGTCACATTATTAGGTACTTTTTACCATTACACGATTAAAAAAGTTGATGTGAGGGCAATTGTCATCTCTGACCTGCTTTATATCATTGACTAgccatttttttggttttaagaTGTACATTGTATACCTTAGGGAATTCAAGCATCTGTTGTGTTGGTTGTGCAGCTTATATCCAGGTGTGTCGTGGGCTGATGATCTCTGCAGTGTTCCTGGGTTTCTTTGGAGCCATTCTAGCCCTAGTTGGAATGAAATGCACTAAGATAGGTGGCTCTGAGACTACTAAAGCCCGGATTACTTGCCTCTCTGGACTACATTTCATCATCAGTGGTAACTGTCTAGATCCCTACCATCTTTATACTACTGTTATCATACCACAACAAACAATAGACCCAGGCTCAGGAAGCTATTCAGTTGGAAGCTATTCCTGGACAGCTCAGGACTAAGGTTAgcatacatttactgtatattgttgcTAGAAAGAATTTGTATCTAGTGCAACGaaagattaatgtgcaaaatgaGTTTTGGTGTAATTTCCATAATAAATTTGAATACAACAGATCAAGggcaaaacaaagaaacaaaaacaaaaaaactgtgaCCTACAAAagatagggttttttttttcaagataaaAAAGTTCTAAATTTAATGGTATGAGAATTTTGCGATGGTTAAAAAGTCTAGATTTGTACCAATAACAATACCATAaacatattgtattatataaaaCCAATTTCTGGGTATCCCAACCTGCTGTGTAGGAAATCTAAGCTGAGAGATTTTAGGTTATTACATGGTTCATGCTTCATGCATCACTTAATCTGTGTAACTTTATGTAACTGTGcaaatttataataatgaaacCTTTTAGCAATCTTTTGGACAGTTATCCATTGACCTTTAAGCAGTGTTTTTTCCTAGGCGTTTCTCTGTTAGAATGAAATACCACACAGAGGTTCATGCTGttatttgaaaat of Clarias gariepinus isolate MV-2021 ecotype Netherlands chromosome 6, CGAR_prim_01v2, whole genome shotgun sequence contains these proteins:
- the cldn10a gene encoding claudin-10a — encoded protein: MGKMVTEIVALLLSISGWVLISSTLPTDYWKVSSVDGTVITTATFWSNLWKTCVTDSTGISNCKDFPSMLALDAYIQVCRGLMISAVFLGFFGAILALVGMKCTKIGGSETTKARITCLSGLHFIISGLCSLTTCSLYAHRITSDFFDPLFVAQKFELGAALFIGWAGSVLCFLGGTIFCFSMTEGFTLREYTYTGVTSFMTAQSKNANSPVISEKDVTDQGCSVRQFGRNAYV